The following coding sequences are from one Saccopteryx bilineata isolate mSacBil1 chromosome 3, mSacBil1_pri_phased_curated, whole genome shotgun sequence window:
- the LOC136330020 gene encoding bridging integrator 3-like: MMMAIWICQRKAGRISLDSFSNPLSEQDQDFLRMVTVLGMAMKRKDAVSQKKVNKIQKILSEPFKKFGSVFPSFSMAMKQPKQALQGCRRLKAKVEKYKEKEKTEPGLAKLHQAQDELQLLQDNLEAKLKQLLDEMLCFYNSQLDYFQSSFEFLILTQIVHYSKMPEIFGDFTQHLDQPDHPDKQQDWENVIKLSEPRALLLWLMTEWPVTLGRLLGHKLVSLVFSSLISGSQAKMPPPRERMAAGGLGTEVAPALAHQLFRMSPVPGTPILKVSGALMEVYSCEDLIELKMVPLTMVQGGFEAGASHQEREWQQNDYNEAQRTNLKKNHLILRNQSSGKILHGNQRC; the protein is encoded by the exons ATGATGATGGCAATTTGGATATGTCAAAGAAAAGCC GGGAGAATATCCTTAGACAGCTTTTCCAACCCCCTTAGTGAGCAAGACCAGGACTTTCTGAG aatGGTGACAGTGCTGGGCATGGCCATGAAGCGGAAGGATGCCGTCAGTCAGAAAAAGGTGAA caagatccaAAAGATCTTGAGTGAACCCTTTAAAAAGTTTGGCAGTGTCTTCCCAAGCTTCAGTATGGCAATGAAACAGCCAAAGCAGGCCTTACAGGGCTGTAGGAGATTGAAGGCCAAGGTGGAGAAgtataaggaaaaggaaaagacagaacCAGGGCTGGCTAAACTCCACCAGGCCCAAGATGAGCTTCAGCTTCTGCAGGATAACTTGGAAGCCAAGCTCAAGCAGCTCCTGGATGAGATGCTGTGTTTCTACAACAGCCAACTTGACTACTTTCAGTCCAGCTTTGAGTTCCTGATCCTAACACAGATAGTACACTATTCTAAAATGCCTGAGATCTTTGGAGACTTCACCCAACACCTTGACCAGCCTGACCACCCAGATAAGCAGCAGGATTGGGAGAATGTGATTAAACTGAGTGAGCCCAGAGCCCTCTTATTATGGCTAATGACTGAATGGCCTGTTACCCTGGGAAGACTCCTGGGACATAAATTAGTTTCTTTAGTCTTTTCAAGCTTAATTTCAGGCAGCCAAGCAAAAATGCCACCCCCAAGGGAAAGGATGGCAGCTGGAGGACTGGGGACAGAGGTGGCTCCTGCTCTAGCTCACCAGCTCTTTAGAATGAGCCCAGTACCAGGAACCCCAA TATTAAAGGTTTCAGGAGCCTTGATGGAAGTCTATTCCTGTGAAGACTTGATAGAGCTTAAAATGGTTCCATTAACCATGGTCCAAGGAGGCTTTGAGGCTGGAGCAAGTCATCAGGAGAGAGAATGGCAGCAG AATGACTATAATGAGGCTCAAAGGACTAACTTAAAGAAAAACCATCTGATTCTGAGAAATCAAAGCAGTGGGAAAATCCTTCACGGGAACCAGAGATGTTAA